The Halomonas sp. HAL1 genome segment GCCAAGGAACAGCTGCTGCGCTTTATCCGCGAGCACCACGACGGCGAGGCGGGCATCGTCTACTGCCTCTCCCGGCGCAAGGTGGAAGAGACCGCCGCCTGGCTGGAGCGTCAGGGGCTGACCGCACTGCCCTACCACGCCGGGCTCCCCGCCGAGCAACGCCAGCAGCATCAGACCCGCTTTTTACGTGAAGATGGGGTGGTCGTGGTCGCCACCATCGCCTTCGGGATGGGCATCGACAAGCCGGACGTGCGCTTTGTCGCTCACCTTAACCTGCCCAAAAGCATTGAAGCCTACTACCAAGAGACCGGTCGCGCCGGGCGTGACGGCCTGCCCGCCGATGCCTGGATGGCCTACGGGCTTCAGGATGTGATTACCTTGCGCCAGATGCAGCAGGGCTCCAGCGCCGCCGACCAGCAAAAGCGCATCGAGCAGCAAAAGCTAGATGCCATGCTGGGGCTGTGTGAAATCATCAGCTGTCGCCGCCAGGCGCTTTTGCACTACTTTGGCGATCACTTGGACGACCCTTGCGGCAATTGCGACAACTGCCTTACCCCACCCGAGACCTGGGATGCCACCGTAGCCGCACAAAAAGCGCTGTCGTGCGTCTACCGCACCGAGCAGCGTTTCGGCGTGACCTATCTCGTGGATGTTCTGCTGGGCAAGCGCAACGAACGTATCACCCGCTTTGGCCATGACCAACTCAGCACCTTCGGCATTGGTCAAGACCTCACGGCCAGCGAATGGAAAGCGCTCTTTCGCCAACTAATTGCCAGCGGCTTTTTGAGCGTGGATATGGAAGGACACGGCGGCATTAAGCTCACTGCCAATGCCAAGCCGGTGCTGCGAGGCGAGCAGAACCTCACCCTGCGCAAGCCAAGCAAAGCAAACCCTGCCCGACGGGGAAGCAAAGGCGCCTCAGCCACTCTGAGCCATGGCGCGCTATGGGAAGCCCTTCGCCAGCACCGCAAGGAACTTGCCGAGGCGCAGGGCGTGCCTGCCTACGTGATCTTCCACGACGCCACCCTGGCCGAACTGGTCGAGCAGAAGCCCCAGAGTATGGAGGCACTGGGCGCGATTTCAGGCATCGGCGCGCGCAAGTTGGCGGATTACGGCGAGGGCTTTCTAGCCGTTATTCTGGCGCATCAGGAAACCGAGCAAAACAGCTGAACCGGCGCGCCCTCAAAAAGCTCAAATGGTCGCTATTTTCAAAAATCGCTCACTTGGTGTAATCTAACCATAAGTGAGGAGGGAAATAGATGGCTATTCAGCACAAAACAGCCGACAAGCGTCGCGAAATGGGGGCCGCAGCGATGCGTACCTACCCCAGCATTTCACACAGCTGGGGGTTAAAAGAGAGTGAAGCCGCTCTTCTATTGGGAGTACCTGATTCCACCTATCGGCGTTGGAAGCAGGCACCAGAGAATGCCCGCCTGGATGCTAATCATCTAGAACGGATGTCGTTGATTCTCGGCATCTACAAAGCACTGCATATACTGTTGCCCAACAAAGAAGCGGCCAACAGTTGGTTGCAGAGATCCAACAGCAACCCTCTTTTCGCCGGTCACTCGCCAATGGAGCGTCTGTTAAATGGGCAAGTCTCAGACCTCTACGTTGTTCGCCAGCATTTAGATGCAGCGCGTGGTGGAGGCCATGCATGACATTCCCGCTGAGCAATGTCACGTGGCGGCCCAGTTACCGCGTTATCCCCTCGCGTTTCCCACCGATTGATTTATTCGAAGGCGTCAATAGCAACGCTGATGACTGGGGCTTACTTAATGAGTTGGAGGGTGAAACCTCCGCAAGGCTTCGTGAGGAAGCGGGAGCCATCCATCTAGTCCGCGATGACGACCGCCGCTACGGCCCCGGCTGGACGCCAATCATGGCTGCCTTCTGCCACTTCCCCGCTACCGGTTCGCGTTTTAGCGATGGCACTTTTGGTGCCTACTACTGCGCACTCACCGAAGCCACCGCCATTGCCGAAACCGTTTACCACGCAGAACGCTTTATGGGGGAATCAAACGAACCGCCCATGATGCTTCAGCAACGTGTTTATCTGTCGGATTTAACAGGCCAACTACTTGATTTACGTGGGCAGGATGCTGCCCAAACGCTTCTCACGACGGATAGCTGGGCAGCCGGGCAAACCTTAGGTAGACAAGCCTGGGAGGAGCAAACGACTGGCATCGTTTACCCAAGCGTTAGGGACCCGGAGGGGGAGTGTGCTGCTGTGCTACGACCTCCCGTGCTCTCTGCGACAAGGCAAGGGCGTCATCTCGGGTATGACTGGGATGGTCAGCGTATCCGCCATGTCTACGAGCTCACGCTATTGGGCTAACAATTAACTTTCGCCCCTATTTTTCGCTCCGTCTCTGACAGTGCTCACCGCGTGCGATCGCAGCGGCATCAAATACGCCGGTATCCAACACCCAGGCAGTGACGAGCTTGGCGGGGGTGACATCAAACGCCGGGTTCCATACCGGGGCATTGTTGGGCGCCCACACGACCTCACCAAACGCGCCTGCGGCGCCGCGCACCTCAGCGGGATCACGCTGTTCAATAGGAATGTCCGCGCCGGTGGCGCAGGCAGGATCTACTGTGGTGTAAGGGGCCACCACATAGAACGGCACCTGGTGGTAGTGAGCGACCACCGCCAGCATATAAGTACCCACTTTATTGGCGAAATCGCCGTTGGCGCAGATACGGTCAGCGCCCACCATTATTTTATCCACCTTGCCTAACGCCATCAGGCTCGCGGCCATACTGTCGGTAATTAACTGGTAGGGAATGCCTAGATCAGCCATTTCCCAGGCGGTTAAGCGACCACCTTGCAGCAGCGGGCGGGTTTCATCCACATACACATGAAGCTCTACGCCGCGCTGTGTGGCCACCGCCAGCGCGCCAATTGCAGTGCCCACGCCTGCGGTGGCCAGCGCCCCGGTGTTGCAGTGGGTGAGCACACGATCCCCCATTTTCAGCAAGTCAGCGCCCCGTTCGGCCATCTGTTGGCACAGCGCACGATCCTCTGCAAACAGCGCGGCGGCGCGCTCGGCTAGAGCATTGGCGCCTTGCTCAAAGCAGGCTTCCATGGCATCCAGGCAGTACATTAGATTGACGGCTGTCGGACGCGTGGCGCGCAGGCGATCGCTAACTTCCTGCCAATCATGTTCTGGATGGCGCGCGGCGTACTGCGCCAGCACGAAAGCAGCGCTCAAACCAATCAGTGGTGCGCCACGAATGGCTAGGTTCTTAACCGCCCCCTGCCACGCCTCGGGAGATTCACAGGGCACCCACTTTTCAGCTTGCGGCAACTGAGTTTGATCCAAGTACTCAAGCGTATCGGCATGGACCCGCAAACTGCGTGACTGAAGTTGAGGCATCGATGGACTCCTTGAGCACTTGATCGGAACAGCTACACGGCTTATCAGCCGCGAAGCTTATCATATAGAATGGCTGCCAATAGAAGAGGCGACGCAGACCTTATGATGACGCTACAAACTGAACTGCTGGCCGCCATTTCATGGGCGGCGCAGCAAGGCTGGACGCCTGCTACCGGCGGTAATTTTTCCGCCCGCACCGAGGCTGGCTACCTAGTCACTGCCTCTGGCCGGGATAAAACCCGCATTCAGGCCGATGACCTATTGCTGTGCGACCTGGATGGCAAGGTACTATCAGGGGATGGTAAGCCGAGCGCTGAGAGCGATCTGCATGCCGCGCTCTACCGCTTAGACGCTTCGATTAACTGCGTGCTCCACACTCACACCGTGGCCAGCACGGTTCTATCGCGGCGCTTTCCAGAGGGTGTCGAGCTAAGCGGCTTTGAAATGCAAAAAGCGCTACAGGGCAACGCTACTCACGACGAGACCATCCATTTGCCCGTCGTGCCCAACTCCCAAAATATGGAAGAACTGGCCGAGCATGTGCGCCTCGGCTGGCCGATGCCCTGGGGCTTTTTGGTCGCAGGGCACGGCATTTATGCCGTGGGTGATAGCATTGCCAGCTGCCGACGCCACTTGGAAGCGATTGAGTTTTTACTAGCCTGTGTTCTTGAAGAGAGTCGCTGGTCTTAAATGAGCAGTCTTTAATGAGTAGCCTTAAATGAGTAATCCAACTGTTCGCGCCATTGTGACCGATATTGAAGGCACCACCACGGACATTAACTTCGTGCATAAGGTGCTGTTTCCCTACGCCCACAATAAGTTACCTGAGTTTCTAAGCGTTAACGCAGAAATCCCAGCCGTCGCCGAGCAGATCGACGCCGTGCGCAGCGAAATGGGTGACCCTGCTGCCACGCTGGAAGCTGTCATTGCTGAGTTGCTGCACTGGATCGAAACCGACCAAAAAGTCACCCCGCTGAAAGCACTGCAGGGCATGGTATGGGCCGACGGCTACCAGCGTGGCGATTTTAAAGGTCACCTATATAGCGATGTAGCACCTGCACTGCGCCAGTGGAAGGAGGCAGGCAAAGCCCTTTACGTTTATTCGTCAGGCTCCGTACAGGCCCAAAAACTGCTCTTTGGCTACAGCGATGAGGGCGATTTAACCCCGCTGTTTAGCGGCTACTTCGATACCCATATTGGTCATAAGCGCGAGGCGACTGCTTATCAGCGTATTGTTGCCGAGCTTGACCTGCCTGCGGATGCGGTGCTGTTCTTGTCGGACGTTGTTGACGAGCTGGATGCCGCCAAGCAGGCGGGCATGCAAACGCTGCAACTGGTACGTGAAGGTACTCAGGCCGGCACCCATCATGCATGCGTCACCCGCTTCGATGAGATCGTTCTGTAACGTTCATCGCCTGTCACTTTTAAGGAGAGTTGTTGATGTCGCAACTAAAAGTATTTGCTGATCCAAACCCGAACGATGCCCTGATCGACACCACTGACGGCGAACAGATGATCACTGAGCTAAATAAGGTGGGCGTGCTGTTTGAGCGCTGGGCAGCGCCGGGCGAGATTGCTGACGATGCCACCCAGGAAGATATCTTGGCGCTTTACCAGGAAGATATTGACCGGGTCAAAGCTAAGGGCGGCTATCAGACCGTGGATGTGCTGCATATGGTGCCCACGCACCCTGAGAAGGACGCCATGCGGCAGAAGTTCTTAAACGAGCATCGCCACCACGAAGATGAAGTGCGTTTCTTCGTTAAAGGCCAGGGGCTGTTCTGCCTGCACATCGATAACAAGGTGTATCAGGTGCTGTGTTCTCGCAATGACCTGATCAGCGTGCCTGCCAACACGCCCCACTGGTTCGATATGGGCCCGGCACCGGAATTCACCGCGCTACGTTTCTTCGACAACGTGGAAGGCTGGGTACCCCACTGGACTGAAAGCGATATCGCCGGGAAGTTCGATCGTTTGGACCAGCTTTAAATAGCTCGGCTATAGGAAAAACTTAGCCTGGGCCGGGACAAACCGTAGCGGGGGTCTTTCGCCATGGATGGCGAAAGTAGCGCCCAGGGATGGGTTCACAGCGCCCCCGTGTAGGTTTGTCCCGGCCCTGCCTGCTCGTTCTAACTCTCCTATAAACCGTTTACAACACCTCTTGCTGGTTATACGCCTTAGCTAAATCCACCAGCGCGTTCAGGGCACAGTAGGCTTCCGGCTCCATGATCAGCGTTTGTCCCATCAGCACATTGCGCGCTTCAAGCTTGGCGCGTAACGCGGTGTCTTTAATCTCTTCGAAGTCGGCGTTGTGGGCCAGCGATAACACCCGGCGGTGCATTTCGATGCCACAGTAGGCCAGCGCATCCAGGCGGATCTCTTCAAGCAGCGCATCGCAGGCGTCGTCGGCACTATTGCCTTGCTCTTCAAACAGCGACTTGGGAAATAGAATGCCAGTCCGCTCGGTTTGCCAAAGGTGGCGAAATTCCGCATCAAAACGGGTAAAGCAGGCTTCGATCACCTCCAATATCCACGCCTGATAAGCCTCAAGCTCATCTTCTAGGCGATGAGCGGGCTGGCTGAAATAAGCCATTAGGAAGTTGGCCACCGCCATGCCCAAGTCAAAGGCCATTGGACCGTATTGGGAGAACTCAGGGTCAATGACCCGCAC includes the following:
- a CDS encoding RES family NAD+ phosphorylase; translation: MTFPLSNVTWRPSYRVIPSRFPPIDLFEGVNSNADDWGLLNELEGETSARLREEAGAIHLVRDDDRRYGPGWTPIMAAFCHFPATGSRFSDGTFGAYYCALTEATAIAETVYHAERFMGESNEPPMMLQQRVYLSDLTGQLLDLRGQDAAQTLLTTDSWAAGQTLGRQAWEEQTTGIVYPSVRDPEGECAAVLRPPVLSATRQGRHLGYDWDGQRIRHVYELTLLG
- the mtnC gene encoding acireductone synthase, encoding MSNPTVRAIVTDIEGTTTDINFVHKVLFPYAHNKLPEFLSVNAEIPAVAEQIDAVRSEMGDPAATLEAVIAELLHWIETDQKVTPLKALQGMVWADGYQRGDFKGHLYSDVAPALRQWKEAGKALYVYSSGSVQAQKLLFGYSDEGDLTPLFSGYFDTHIGHKREATAYQRIVAELDLPADAVLFLSDVVDELDAAKQAGMQTLQLVREGTQAGTHHACVTRFDEIVL
- the mtnA gene encoding S-methyl-5-thioribose-1-phosphate isomerase; protein product: MPQLQSRSLRVHADTLEYLDQTQLPQAEKWVPCESPEAWQGAVKNLAIRGAPLIGLSAAFVLAQYAARHPEHDWQEVSDRLRATRPTAVNLMYCLDAMEACFEQGANALAERAAALFAEDRALCQQMAERGADLLKMGDRVLTHCNTGALATAGVGTAIGALAVATQRGVELHVYVDETRPLLQGGRLTAWEMADLGIPYQLITDSMAASLMALGKVDKIMVGADRICANGDFANKVGTYMLAVVAHYHQVPFYVVAPYTTVDPACATGADIPIEQRDPAEVRGAAGAFGEVVWAPNNAPVWNPAFDVTPAKLVTAWVLDTGVFDAAAIARGEHCQRRSEK
- a CDS encoding acireductone dioxygenase, with protein sequence MSQLKVFADPNPNDALIDTTDGEQMITELNKVGVLFERWAAPGEIADDATQEDILALYQEDIDRVKAKGGYQTVDVLHMVPTHPEKDAMRQKFLNEHRHHEDEVRFFVKGQGLFCLHIDNKVYQVLCSRNDLISVPANTPHWFDMGPAPEFTALRFFDNVEGWVPHWTESDIAGKFDRLDQL
- the mtnB gene encoding methylthioribulose 1-phosphate dehydratase, with amino-acid sequence MMTLQTELLAAISWAAQQGWTPATGGNFSARTEAGYLVTASGRDKTRIQADDLLLCDLDGKVLSGDGKPSAESDLHAALYRLDASINCVLHTHTVASTVLSRRFPEGVELSGFEMQKALQGNATHDETIHLPVVPNSQNMEELAEHVRLGWPMPWGFLVAGHGIYAVGDSIASCRRHLEAIEFLLACVLEESRWS
- a CDS encoding MbcA/ParS/Xre antitoxin family protein, producing MAIQHKTADKRREMGAAAMRTYPSISHSWGLKESEAALLLGVPDSTYRRWKQAPENARLDANHLERMSLILGIYKALHILLPNKEAANSWLQRSNSNPLFAGHSPMERLLNGQVSDLYVVRQHLDAARGGGHA
- the recQ gene encoding DNA helicase RecQ; protein product: MHGDPHPAALKVLQEVFGYDSFRGPQQAIIEHVIAGGDALVLMPTGGGKSLCYQIPALLREGTAIVVSPLIALMQDQVAALEQNGVRAAYLNSSLDYHEAVEIENRLRAGELDLLYVAPERLATPRMQMLLEQNQIALFAIDEAHCVSQWGHDFRPEYRQLSHLHQRFPQVPRIALTATADVPTRHDIMEHLQLQEAALYNSGFDRPNIRYHIAENQGNAKEQLLRFIREHHDGEAGIVYCLSRRKVEETAAWLERQGLTALPYHAGLPAEQRQQHQTRFLREDGVVVVATIAFGMGIDKPDVRFVAHLNLPKSIEAYYQETGRAGRDGLPADAWMAYGLQDVITLRQMQQGSSAADQQKRIEQQKLDAMLGLCEIISCRRQALLHYFGDHLDDPCGNCDNCLTPPETWDATVAAQKALSCVYRTEQRFGVTYLVDVLLGKRNERITRFGHDQLSTFGIGQDLTASEWKALFRQLIASGFLSVDMEGHGGIKLTANAKPVLRGEQNLTLRKPSKANPARRGSKGASATLSHGALWEALRQHRKELAEAQGVPAYVIFHDATLAELVEQKPQSMEALGAISGIGARKLADYGEGFLAVILAHQETEQNS